A portion of the Streptomyces platensis genome contains these proteins:
- the iolC gene encoding 5-dehydro-2-deoxygluconokinase — MTQPYDLITMGRIGVDIYPLQTGVPLAQVETFGKFLGGSAANVAVAAARLGRRSAVISRTGRDPFGDYLHQALRDFGVDDRWVTAVDAYPTPVTFCEIFPPDDFPLYFYRRPKAPDLVIRPEELDQDAIAAARIFWITGTGLCEEPSRSATLAALEARAKAGTTVFDLDWRPMFWGGEGGASGDGGATGAAAMATARPYYEAALRHVTVAVGNVDEAEVATGLREPKACAEALLDMGVELAVIKQGPKGVLAVHRDGRTAEVPPTPVEVVNGLGAGDSFGGALCHGLLAGWELAPMMRYANAAGAIVASRLACSSAMPTADEVDAFLAGR, encoded by the coding sequence ATGACCCAGCCGTACGACCTGATCACCATGGGCCGCATCGGAGTCGACATCTACCCGTTGCAGACCGGTGTGCCGCTGGCGCAGGTCGAGACCTTCGGGAAATTCCTCGGCGGCTCCGCCGCCAATGTCGCGGTGGCCGCCGCCCGGCTCGGGCGCCGTAGCGCGGTCATCAGCCGCACCGGCCGCGACCCGTTCGGCGACTACCTCCACCAGGCGCTGCGTGACTTCGGGGTGGACGACCGCTGGGTGACCGCCGTCGACGCCTACCCGACGCCGGTCACCTTCTGCGAGATCTTTCCGCCGGACGACTTCCCGCTCTACTTCTACCGCCGGCCGAAGGCCCCTGACCTGGTCATCCGGCCCGAGGAACTGGACCAGGACGCCATCGCGGCGGCCCGGATCTTCTGGATCACGGGCACGGGGCTGTGTGAGGAGCCCAGCCGCAGCGCCACCCTGGCCGCGCTGGAGGCCCGCGCCAAGGCGGGCACCACCGTCTTCGACCTCGACTGGCGGCCGATGTTCTGGGGTGGTGAGGGCGGCGCCTCCGGGGACGGCGGGGCGACCGGGGCCGCGGCGATGGCCACCGCCCGGCCGTATTACGAAGCGGCGCTGCGGCACGTCACCGTGGCGGTCGGCAATGTCGATGAGGCCGAGGTCGCCACCGGGCTGCGTGAGCCCAAGGCATGCGCCGAGGCGCTGCTGGACATGGGCGTCGAACTCGCCGTCATCAAACAGGGCCCCAAGGGTGTGCTCGCCGTCCACCGCGACGGCCGTACCGCCGAGGTCCCGCCCACCCCCGTCGAGGTCGTCAACGGCCTGGGCGCCGGCGACTCCTTCGGCGGGGCGCTGTGCCACGGGCTGCTGGCCGGCTGGGAGCTGGCGCCGATGATGCGCTACGCCAACGCCGCGGGCGCCATCGTCGCCTCCCGTCTCGCCTGCTCCTCCGCGATGCCGACGGCCGATGAGGTCGACGCCTTCCTGGCCGGCCGGTGA
- a CDS encoding Cgl0159 family (beta/alpha)8-fold protein has product MTPRISDLAMLRARHPEAVAEAAARRARRPLLGDSGRLMIVAADHPARGALAVGDRQLAMANRFDLLERLVLALSRPGVDGVLATADILEDLLLIGALDGKVVMGSMNRGGLAGASFEMDDRFTGHRPEDLARLRFDAGKLLLRIDYRDPGSLSTLEATARAIDAMAERQLPVFVEPFLSSRADGTVRNDLSPEAVTRSVAIASGLGGTSAYTWLKLPVTDDPDAMARVCETTTLPTVLLGGDVGSTVQDQEAAYEKWRKALRLPTVQGLVVGRSLLYPADGDVAAAVDTAVGLL; this is encoded by the coding sequence TTGACTCCTCGGATCAGTGACCTTGCGATGTTGCGGGCCCGGCATCCTGAAGCTGTCGCGGAGGCCGCCGCCCGTCGTGCCCGTCGGCCGCTGCTCGGTGACAGCGGGCGGCTGATGATCGTCGCCGCTGATCACCCGGCCCGTGGCGCGCTGGCCGTCGGTGACCGGCAGCTCGCCATGGCCAACCGCTTCGACCTGCTCGAACGTCTGGTGCTGGCGCTGTCGCGGCCCGGTGTGGACGGGGTGCTGGCCACCGCCGACATACTGGAGGACCTGCTGCTGATCGGCGCCCTCGACGGCAAGGTCGTGATGGGCTCCATGAACCGCGGCGGGCTGGCCGGAGCCTCCTTCGAGATGGACGACCGGTTCACCGGCCACCGGCCCGAGGACCTCGCCCGGCTCCGCTTCGACGCCGGCAAACTGCTGCTGCGCATCGACTACCGCGACCCCGGTTCGCTGTCCACCCTGGAGGCCACCGCCCGCGCCATCGACGCGATGGCCGAGCGGCAGCTGCCCGTCTTCGTCGAGCCGTTCCTCTCCTCCCGGGCGGACGGCACGGTCCGCAACGATCTGAGCCCCGAAGCCGTCACCCGCTCCGTGGCCATCGCCTCCGGACTCGGCGGCACGTCCGCCTACACCTGGCTCAAACTGCCGGTCACCGACGACCCCGACGCCATGGCCCGGGTCTGCGAGACCACCACCCTGCCGACCGTGCTGCTCGGCGGCGACGTCGGCAGCACCGTGCAGGACCAGGAAGCCGCCTACGAGAAGTGGCGCAAGGCGCTGCGGCTGCCGACCGTGCAGGGCCTGGTCGTCGGCCGCTCCCTGCTCTACCCCGCCGACGGGGATGTCGCGGCCGCCGTGGACACCGCCGTAGGCCTGCTGTGA